From the Syngnathus typhle isolate RoL2023-S1 ecotype Sweden linkage group LG22, RoL_Styp_1.0, whole genome shotgun sequence genome, the window AGTCCCGTTTTGTTCCCATTCGTCGTGTAATGAAAGGATTAATCCAAGTTAATCCCTTCATTCAGCAATATAGTCTTGCATACTTGTATGGAGCgtgaggcatttccatggactCTTTTTGTAATTCGCCCACAAGTGTTGAATGTGGCACCCTAAAAGGATGAGACGATTGCCACGCGCTCTCGGGTTGAGTCTCGTTCTCATACTGAATTGTTGTCACTTGGCCAAATTGCTATTGAGTGCACGGCCACTGTCGGGTCACATTTGTTTGGGTTGGCGAGTGGACCAATGGAGGCCAGACGTGCAAAACAATAGTGCCATTGTTGCCGCCCACATGGCTGTGCCCGGATACCCTCATTAGCGTGTTcttaattggattttttttttcacctcgaTTGAAATGGAATTATTAATTAGTTTCATTTTTATGCTTCATCAGTATGATGAATGCATGAGAACAATCCATCCAGGCTAAAATGATCAATGACTTTAGTGGCCATCATAATAATCAGTGGAATACATGatggtttgttttattattattattttttaatttgggtcaaGGATGGGGATTTCAAAAGTAAACTTTGGATGGTAACGAAGCGGTGCTTTTGCCGACGTCAGGTGAAAAAGCAACAGCAGGCGGTGGTGGGTTTCCTGGAGGCCAACGGAATCGAGTTCCAGCAAGTGGACATCGCCAtgctggaggagcagcggctgtgGATGTACCGCCACATCCCTTGCGACAAGCGGCCGCACGGAGCCAACCCGCTGCCCCCGCAGATCTTCAGCGGCGATCGCTACTGTGGGGTAGGTGCAGGCAGGTCGCAGGCTGCTTCATGATGCCTATTGTGAGTTTTGGCTCCATCCAAATGCACGCCATGCACCTCTGTAATCCCACCATAATCCCGGCGCGGATTACGCGGTGTCACTCTTGCCTGCGGGGTTAATCCATGGCGACGTGCTCGTTCGTCCAATTGCTTCCGGGATGCTGGAAGGGCTCGGTCCAGCGCCGACTCACCTTTTCCATCCCGGCAGGACTATGAGGACTTTTTCCGCTCTAAAGAAAATAACAGCGTGTTTGCCTTCCTGGGCGTCGCCGCTCAAGATTCGGACCAGGTGAACGATTTATGATATTTCCTTCCTCACTTTTTGCATGACCTTAATTTTTTGTAGTTC encodes:
- the sh3bgrl2 gene encoding SH3 domain-binding glutamic acid-rich-like protein 2 isoform X2: MVIVKVYVASSSGSLAVKKQQQAVVGFLEANGIEFQQVDIAMLEEQRLWMYRHIPCDKRPHGANPLPPQIFSGDRYCGDYEDFFRSKENNSVFAFLGVAAQDSDQQES
- the sh3bgrl2 gene encoding SH3 domain-binding glutamic acid-rich-like protein 2 isoform X4; amino-acid sequence: MVIVKVYVASSSGSLAVKKQQQAVVGFLEANGIEFQQVDIAMLEEQRLWMYRHIPCDKRPHGANPLPPQIFSGDRYCGDYEDFFRSKENNSVFAFLGVAAQDSDQES
- the sh3bgrl2 gene encoding SH3 domain-binding glutamic acid-rich-like protein 2 isoform X1; translation: MVIVKVYVASSSGSLAVKKQQQAVVGFLEANGIEFQQVDIAMLEEQRLWMYRHIPCDKRPHGANPLPPQIFSGDRYCGDYEDFFRSKENNSVFAFLGVAAQDSDQVNDL
- the sh3bgrl2 gene encoding SH3 domain-binding glutamic acid-rich-like protein 2 isoform X3 — its product is METASVTSPARLALPVKKQQQAVVGFLEANGIEFQQVDIAMLEEQRLWMYRHIPCDKRPHGANPLPPQIFSGDRYCGDYEDFFRSKENNSVFAFLGVAAQDSDQVNDL